A section of the Lycium ferocissimum isolate CSIRO_LF1 unplaced genomic scaffold, AGI_CSIRO_Lferr_CH_V1 ctg594, whole genome shotgun sequence genome encodes:
- the LOC132045057 gene encoding endochitinase A-like isoform X2 yields MNMMKMRLSQLCVFATLSVLAMLLIPSVLAEQCGEQASDAQCPSGYCCSNHGWCGTTGDYCDPDKCQSQCPSPSPPPPPPPPPPPPPPFTPPPPSPPPPPFSPPPPIPSSDITEIISGELFDEMLLHRNNPACPARGFYTYDAFVQAARDFPGFATTGDIADRKREVAAFFAQTSHETTGGWATAPDGPYAWGYCFKREVGNPDDMPSYCVPNAEWPCFPGRKYYGRGPIQISYNYNYGPCGVAIGVDLLRNPDLVAADTVISFKSALWFWMTPQPPKPSSHDVILGNWEPSPIDIEANRLPGYGVITNIINGGLECGHGPDPRVQSRIGFYLRYCQILGVGPGENLDCGDQRSFAYGLLFNSM; encoded by the exons atgaatatgatgaaaatgaggctGAGCCAATTATGTGTATTTGCAACACTTTCAGTTCTTGCTATGTTACTGATCCCAAGTGTCTTGGCCGAACAATGCGGTGAGCAAGCCAGTGATGCACAGTGCCCCTCTGGGTACTGTTGCAGCAACCATGGTTGGTGTGGGACCACCGGTGATTATTGTGATCCCGACAAGTGTCAAAGCCAGTGTCCTTCACCGTCTCCTCCGCCTCCTCCTCCTCCGCCTCCGCCTCCGCCTCCTCCATTCAcac CTCCTCCTCCTTCGCCTCCACCTCCTCCATTCTCACCTCCGCCACCCATTCCATCCTCAGATATTACCGAAATTATTAGTGGTGAATTATTTGACGAGATGCTTTTGCACCGGAATAACCCTGCTTGTCCTGCCAGGGGCTTCTACACTTACGATGCCTTTGTACAAGCAGCAAGGGATTTCCCTGGTTTTGCCACCACCGGTGACATTGCTGACCGTAAACGGGAGGTTGCTGCGTTCTTCGCGCAAACATCCCATGAAACTACTG GTGGTTGGGCAACTGCACCTGATGGACCTTATGCATGGGGTTACTGCTTCAAGAGGGAAGTAGGCAACCCTGATGACATGCCTTCTTACTGTGTTCCAAATGCTGAGTGGCCGTGCTTTCCTGGCAGGAAATATTATGGACGAGGGCCCATCCAAATTTCATA CAATTACAACTACGGTCCTTGTGGAGTAGCCATAGGGGTAGACCTCCTCCGTAATCCTGATTTGGTGGCTGCTGACACTGTCATCTCATTCAAATCTGCACTTTGGTTTTGGATGACTCCTCAACCACCTAAGCCTTCGAGCCACGATGTTATCCTCGGGAATTGGGAACCATCTCCAATAGACATAGAAGCCAATAGGCTCCCGGGTTATGGGGTCATCACAAACATAATCAACGGAGGATTAGAATGTGGTCATGGCCCTGACCCCAGGGTACAGAGTCGAATTGGCTTTTACTTGAGGTACTGCCAAATTCTAGGTGTTGGCCCTGGAGAGAACCTGGACTGCGGCGACCAGAGGTCTTTTGCCTACGGCCTCTTGTTCAACTCTATGTAG
- the LOC132045057 gene encoding endochitinase A-like isoform X1 codes for MNMMKMRLSQLCVFATLSVLAMLLIPSVLAEQCGEQASDAQCPSGYCCSNHGWCGTTGDYCDPDKCQSQCPSPSPPPPPPPPPPPPPPFTPPPPSPPSPPSPPPPPPSPPPPPFSPPPPIPSSDITEIISGELFDEMLLHRNNPACPARGFYTYDAFVQAARDFPGFATTGDIADRKREVAAFFAQTSHETTGGWATAPDGPYAWGYCFKREVGNPDDMPSYCVPNAEWPCFPGRKYYGRGPIQISYNYNYGPCGVAIGVDLLRNPDLVAADTVISFKSALWFWMTPQPPKPSSHDVILGNWEPSPIDIEANRLPGYGVITNIINGGLECGHGPDPRVQSRIGFYLRYCQILGVGPGENLDCGDQRSFAYGLLFNSM; via the exons atgaatatgatgaaaatgaggctGAGCCAATTATGTGTATTTGCAACACTTTCAGTTCTTGCTATGTTACTGATCCCAAGTGTCTTGGCCGAACAATGCGGTGAGCAAGCCAGTGATGCACAGTGCCCCTCTGGGTACTGTTGCAGCAACCATGGTTGGTGTGGGACCACCGGTGATTATTGTGATCCCGACAAGTGTCAAAGCCAGTGTCCTTCACCGTCTCCTCCGCCTCCTCCTCCTCCGCCTCCGCCTCCGCCTCCTCCATTCAcacctcctcctccttctcctccttctcctccttcGCCTCCACCTCCTCCTCCTTCGCCTCCACCTCCTCCATTCTCACCTCCGCCACCCATTCCATCCTCAGATATTACCGAAATTATTAGTGGTGAATTATTTGACGAGATGCTTTTGCACCGGAATAACCCTGCTTGTCCTGCCAGGGGCTTCTACACTTACGATGCCTTTGTACAAGCAGCAAGGGATTTCCCTGGTTTTGCCACCACCGGTGACATTGCTGACCGTAAACGGGAGGTTGCTGCGTTCTTCGCGCAAACATCCCATGAAACTACTG GTGGTTGGGCAACTGCACCTGATGGACCTTATGCATGGGGTTACTGCTTCAAGAGGGAAGTAGGCAACCCTGATGACATGCCTTCTTACTGTGTTCCAAATGCTGAGTGGCCGTGCTTTCCTGGCAGGAAATATTATGGACGAGGGCCCATCCAAATTTCATA CAATTACAACTACGGTCCTTGTGGAGTAGCCATAGGGGTAGACCTCCTCCGTAATCCTGATTTGGTGGCTGCTGACACTGTCATCTCATTCAAATCTGCACTTTGGTTTTGGATGACTCCTCAACCACCTAAGCCTTCGAGCCACGATGTTATCCTCGGGAATTGGGAACCATCTCCAATAGACATAGAAGCCAATAGGCTCCCGGGTTATGGGGTCATCACAAACATAATCAACGGAGGATTAGAATGTGGTCATGGCCCTGACCCCAGGGTACAGAGTCGAATTGGCTTTTACTTGAGGTACTGCCAAATTCTAGGTGTTGGCCCTGGAGAGAACCTGGACTGCGGCGACCAGAGGTCTTTTGCCTACGGCCTCTTGTTCAACTCTATGTAG